In Candidatus Kaistella beijingensis, a genomic segment contains:
- the uvrC gene encoding excinuclease ABC subunit UvrC — protein sequence MNSHLELQLKTLPSDPGVYRYYDKNGQLLYVGKAKNLKKRVLSYFNKNLSGYRTKIMVGKIYRLETTVVNSEYDALLLENNLIKEHQPFYNVMMKDDKSFPWICIKNEDFPRIFMTRTLIKDGSEYYGPYAKVRPAKVLLDTIKHIYKIRTCNLNLAPSKIAEGKYKVCLEYHIKNCEGPCEMLESKEDYDRKVEAIRGIIKGDFRKAKEYLVKQMMRFAENLEFENAQAVKERMDLLEDYQHKHTVVNPNIDEVDVFGMTSDETAAYVNYFKIQNGNIIQSYTTEIKKVLEESDEDILEEAIIEIRQKFLSDSKEILIPFHLSFEIPNVKLIVPKVGDKKRIVELSEKNAKEYRIEKLKQVQIVDPERHTNRIMAEMQKLLRMPTEPRHIEGFDNSNIQGTNPVSACVVFKDGKPSKNDYRIFHPKTVVGANDFATMEEVIYRRYKRLLDENEPLPQLILIDGGKGQLSSAVKSLKLLGLYGKITIIGIAKRLEEIYFPEDSIPLYLDKKSETLKILQRVRDESHRFGVKHHRTRRKNSTIKSELEEIPGVGEKSVELLLSKLKSVKRIKESSLETLEEILGKSKGKVVWEYFNGTE from the coding sequence ATGAATTCCCACCTCGAACTTCAACTCAAAACTTTGCCTTCTGATCCCGGTGTTTATCGTTATTACGACAAAAACGGTCAACTTCTTTACGTGGGAAAAGCCAAAAATTTGAAGAAGAGGGTCCTTTCCTATTTCAATAAAAATCTTTCCGGTTACCGAACCAAAATCATGGTCGGAAAAATTTACCGCTTGGAGACAACCGTGGTAAACAGCGAATACGATGCACTTTTACTCGAAAATAATCTGATTAAGGAACATCAACCGTTTTATAACGTGATGATGAAGGACGACAAATCGTTCCCATGGATTTGTATTAAGAATGAAGATTTTCCGAGGATTTTCATGACGCGGACTTTAATTAAAGACGGTTCCGAATATTATGGTCCTTATGCGAAAGTTCGTCCTGCAAAGGTTTTGCTTGATACGATTAAACATATTTACAAAATCAGAACTTGTAATTTGAATTTGGCTCCATCAAAAATTGCGGAAGGTAAATATAAAGTCTGTTTGGAATACCACATCAAAAATTGTGAAGGTCCTTGCGAAATGTTGGAAAGCAAGGAAGATTACGACCGAAAAGTTGAGGCAATTCGTGGAATAATTAAAGGCGATTTTCGGAAAGCTAAAGAATATTTGGTGAAGCAGATGATGAGATTTGCAGAAAATTTAGAGTTTGAAAATGCGCAGGCTGTTAAGGAAAGAATGGATTTGCTCGAAGATTATCAACACAAACACACGGTGGTAAATCCTAATATTGATGAAGTGGATGTTTTTGGAATGACAAGCGACGAAACAGCGGCTTATGTGAATTATTTCAAAATTCAAAACGGAAATATCATCCAAAGTTATACTACGGAAATCAAAAAAGTTTTGGAGGAAAGTGATGAAGATATTTTGGAAGAAGCCATTATCGAAATTCGACAAAAATTTCTTTCAGATTCTAAAGAAATTTTAATTCCTTTTCATCTTTCATTTGAAATTCCGAATGTGAAATTAATTGTTCCAAAAGTCGGCGACAAAAAACGTATCGTGGAACTTTCCGAAAAAAATGCGAAAGAATATCGAATCGAAAAGTTAAAGCAAGTTCAGATTGTTGATCCCGAAAGACACACGAACAGAATAATGGCAGAAATGCAGAAATTGCTGCGAATGCCGACTGAACCGAGACATATCGAAGGTTTCGACAACTCCAATATCCAAGGAACAAATCCTGTTTCTGCATGCGTGGTTTTCAAAGATGGAAAACCAAGCAAAAATGATTACCGAATTTTTCACCCAAAAACCGTAGTTGGAGCGAACGATTTTGCGACAATGGAAGAAGTGATTTATCGCCGCTACAAAAGACTTTTGGATGAAAACGAACCGCTTCCACAATTAATTTTAATTGATGGTGGAAAAGGTCAACTTTCTTCCGCTGTGAAAAGTTTGAAACTTCTCGGTTTATACGGAAAAATAACCATCATCGGTATCGCAAAACGTTTGGAGGAAATTTATTTTCCTGAAGACTCCATTCCGCTTTACCTTGATAAGAAATCTGAGACGTTGAAGATTCTGCAAAGAGTTCGTGACGAATCTCACCGTTTCGGTGTAAAACATCACCGAACGAGAAGAAAGAATTCAACCAT
- the hutH gene encoding histidine ammonia-lyase has product MIYGVDTFTISDVMAILDNPKKAKLNKEAKDKILKSQKNVQKIVESDRTVYGINTGFGPLCDVKISEEETAKLQHNLIISHAVGVGKPISKNLSRVMMISKIHALSKGFSGVSLKVIERLIEMLQKDIIPVVPEQGSVGASGDLAPLAHLVLPLLGLGKVWENNEPVETSKILEKHGLKPLVLGPKEGLGLINGTQFILAHAILGIDKFEYLLDLADLTAAMSLEAYRGSASPFKKELHEIRPFAGSKKVAARMLKFLKGSENLHAHEFCDRVQDPYSMRCVPQVHGASRNAFEHLKNLAETELNSVTDNPVVLSAEESISGGNFHGQLLALPLDYATLAAAEIGNISDRRSYLLLEGQFGLPKLLVESSGLNSGFMIPQYTSAALVTENKTLCFPASSDSIPTSLGQEDHVSMGSISGRKFNQVLENLENILAIELMFGAQGLEFRRPAKCSKFVENTYDLIRSKVAKLEDDRLIGDDILAIADLINSRKFITN; this is encoded by the coding sequence ATGATTTACGGCGTAGACACTTTCACCATTTCCGATGTGATGGCGATTTTAGATAATCCCAAAAAAGCAAAACTCAACAAAGAAGCCAAAGATAAAATCCTAAAATCCCAAAAAAATGTACAGAAAATTGTGGAATCAGACCGCACTGTTTATGGGATTAACACAGGATTTGGGCCGCTTTGCGACGTGAAAATTTCTGAAGAGGAAACTGCGAAACTTCAACATAATTTAATTATATCCCATGCAGTAGGAGTTGGAAAACCCATTTCCAAAAATTTATCTAGAGTGATGATGATTTCTAAAATTCACGCCCTTTCCAAAGGATTTTCGGGGGTGTCTTTGAAAGTGATTGAAAGACTCATCGAAATGTTGCAAAAAGACATCATTCCTGTAGTTCCCGAACAAGGATCGGTAGGCGCTTCAGGAGATTTGGCGCCGCTTGCGCATTTGGTCCTACCGCTTCTCGGTTTGGGAAAAGTTTGGGAAAATAATGAACCTGTTGAAACTTCAAAAATTTTAGAAAAACACGGGTTGAAACCATTAGTCCTCGGTCCAAAAGAAGGTTTGGGTTTAATTAACGGTACGCAATTTATTTTAGCTCACGCCATTTTAGGCATCGATAAGTTTGAATACTTGTTAGATTTGGCAGATTTGACAGCGGCAATGAGTTTAGAAGCCTATCGCGGTTCAGCAAGTCCATTTAAAAAGGAACTTCATGAAATCCGTCCGTTTGCAGGAAGCAAAAAAGTAGCGGCAAGAATGTTGAAATTTTTGAAAGGTTCAGAAAATCTTCACGCTCATGAATTCTGCGACCGTGTTCAAGATCCTTATTCGATGCGTTGTGTTCCACAAGTTCATGGTGCAAGTAGAAATGCTTTTGAACATTTAAAGAATTTAGCTGAAACTGAGCTGAATTCCGTAACCGATAATCCAGTCGTTTTAAGTGCCGAAGAATCTATTTCAGGAGGAAATTTCCACGGACAATTATTAGCCTTACCTTTAGATTACGCAACTTTAGCCGCGGCGGAAATCGGTAATATTTCTGACCGTAGAAGTTACCTTTTATTAGAAGGACAATTTGGGTTGCCAAAACTTTTGGTGGAAAGCTCGGGTTTGAATTCAGGTTTTATGATTCCGCAATATACTTCAGCTGCACTGGTTACTGAAAATAAAACACTATGCTTTCCTGCATCTTCAGATTCCATCCCTACAAGTTTGGGACAGGAAGACCATGTTTCGATGGGAAGTATTTCGGGTAGAAAATTCAATCAGGTTTTAGAAAATCTTGAAAATATTTTAGCGATTGAACTGATGTTCGGTGCACAAGGTTTAGAATTCCGAAGACCTGCAAAATGCTCAAAATTTGTAGAAAACACCTATGATTTAATTCGATCTAAAGTCGCAAAACTAGAAGACGACCGTTTGATTGGGGACGACATTTTAGCAATTGCAGACCTCATAAATAGCAGGAAATTTATAACTAATTAA
- a CDS encoding VanZ family protein → MPIYWAFLTYMLLKPGVENMEYPFMFQGIDKILHLSIFALLGFCFMAAFPRTKFIIYIQIMLCYGILTEILQEEMALGRSLEGLDLVADTIGVLIGYFVFQKTKAINL, encoded by the coding sequence TTGCCCATTTATTGGGCATTTCTTACTTATATGCTCCTCAAACCCGGCGTGGAAAACATGGAGTATCCCTTTATGTTCCAAGGAATCGACAAAATCTTGCATTTAAGCATCTTCGCGTTATTGGGATTCTGTTTTATGGCAGCATTCCCAAGAACAAAATTCATCATTTACATTCAGATCATGCTCTGTTACGGCATTCTCACCGAAATCCTACAGGAAGAGATGGCTTTAGGCAGGTCTTTGGAAGGGCTCGATTTGGTCGCAGATACAATAGGAGTTCTCATCGGGTATTTTGTCTTTCAAAAGACTAAAGCAATCAATTTATAA
- the gcvH gene encoding glycine cleavage system protein GcvH gives MNTPSELKYTKDHEWVRIEGNIATIGITDFAQSELGDIVFVDVDTVDDELSAGDVFGSVEAVKTVSDLFLPLSGKVVEFNTKIEDEPELLNTDPYGNGWIIKLDIGEGADTSQLLSAEQYQASLG, from the coding sequence ATGAACACACCGTCTGAATTAAAGTACACCAAAGACCACGAATGGGTTAGAATTGAAGGAAACATCGCAACCATCGGAATCACCGATTTTGCACAAAGCGAGTTGGGCGACATCGTTTTCGTGGATGTAGATACTGTGGATGACGAACTTTCTGCGGGAGACGTTTTCGGAAGCGTGGAAGCTGTGAAGACCGTTTCCGACTTATTCTTGCCATTATCAGGAAAAGTTGTAGAATTTAATACAAAGATTGAAGACGAGCCGGAACTACTAAACACCGACCCGTACGGAAACGGATGGATTATCAAATTAGACATCGGCGAAGGTGCAGATACCTCACAACTCCTTTCAGCAGAGCAATACCAAGCATCACTTGGATAA
- a CDS encoding aldehyde dehydrogenase family protein, with the protein MNLQSKLNAAQKSFESWKKVPFSNRQKLLLKLADKLEKNSESLGKIITKEMNKPISQSIAEIKKCALMCSYYANAENILKPEKIKTEYRISEIHYVPKGVILGVMPWNFPFWQVLRFAVPAILAGNAVVLKHASICFGSGNRIEKLFLEAGFPKGIFQNLEIGHEEVTKVLENPIVRGVSLTGSEKAGAEVAATAGRNIKKSLLELGGSDAFIVLDDANFKKAAESGAKARLQNCGQACNAGKRFIIQKNIEKEFLPIFIKEYQKYIPGKPLKKDTLIAGMARPDLADELEMQYKKALKNGAEVILPLKRISPNEFMPGLIKVKSGNPILEEELFGPLGMVMIAKNDEEALKLANDIPFGLSNSVWTKDKKRQQFFIENLESGTVSVNKESSSDPRLPFGGAKSSGYGTELSLIALKEFVTVKTVVGN; encoded by the coding sequence ATGAATTTACAATCTAAATTAAATGCCGCTCAAAAAAGTTTTGAGAGTTGGAAGAAAGTCCCTTTTTCAAATAGACAGAAACTTCTGCTGAAATTAGCCGATAAACTTGAAAAGAATTCAGAGTCTTTAGGTAAAATTATTACCAAAGAAATGAACAAACCCATTTCACAATCTATTGCCGAAATTAAAAAATGTGCTTTAATGTGCAGTTATTATGCGAACGCAGAAAATATTTTGAAACCCGAAAAAATAAAAACCGAATATCGAATTTCCGAAATCCATTATGTTCCGAAAGGGGTTATTCTTGGAGTGATGCCGTGGAATTTTCCGTTTTGGCAAGTTTTAAGGTTTGCAGTTCCTGCGATTCTTGCAGGTAATGCGGTGGTTTTGAAACACGCTTCAATTTGTTTTGGAAGTGGAAACCGAATTGAAAAGCTATTTCTTGAAGCAGGTTTCCCAAAAGGAATTTTTCAAAATCTGGAAATCGGTCATGAAGAGGTGACGAAAGTTTTAGAAAATCCCATTGTTCGTGGAGTAAGTTTAACAGGAAGTGAAAAAGCCGGTGCTGAAGTCGCAGCAACTGCAGGAAGAAATATTAAAAAATCTCTTTTGGAATTAGGAGGAAGCGACGCATTCATTGTTTTGGATGACGCTAATTTCAAAAAAGCGGCGGAAAGTGGCGCTAAAGCAAGACTTCAAAATTGCGGACAAGCGTGTAATGCCGGAAAACGATTCATCATCCAAAAGAATATTGAGAAAGAATTTTTGCCGATTTTCATTAAAGAATATCAAAAATACATTCCCGGAAAACCCTTGAAAAAAGACACCTTAATTGCAGGAATGGCTCGTCCCGATTTGGCGGATGAATTGGAAATGCAATATAAGAAAGCTCTCAAGAACGGAGCGGAAGTTATTTTGCCGTTGAAAAGAATCTCACCCAATGAATTTATGCCGGGTTTAATTAAAGTAAAATCAGGAAATCCGATTTTGGAAGAGGAACTTTTCGGTCCGCTTGGAATGGTGATGATTGCTAAAAATGATGAAGAAGCGCTGAAATTGGCGAACGATATTCCTTTCGGACTTTCAAATTCTGTTTGGACAAAGGATAAAAAAAGACAGCAGTTTTTTATTGAAAACTTGGAATCTGGAACGGTGAGTGTAAACAAGGAATCGAGTTCTGACCCACGATTGCCATTTGGCGGAGCAAAATCTTCGGGTTACGGAACGGAGCTTTCGCTGATTGCTTTGAAGGAGTTTGTGACGGTGAAGACGGTTGTGGGAAATTAA
- a CDS encoding ABC transporter ATP-binding protein produces MKKQTTWDIIRRLFVIGMKFRSWFIVTLLISIVLSVISTYRPYLTMQIVDVDIIQLKDKELMMKHIYILVALVFGETVLNFFLVYFSNFISQNVIRDIRERLYHKLIYFRTSFFDKTAIGQLVTRAVGDVETIATVYTDGFLMVFGDILRIIFVLVAMFQVDVHLSYISLAILPLMVIITRFFQKRLKKAFGDERTWTANQNSFVQERLSGMTLIQVFNRQQAEFKKFDEINITLKSALLRTVFIFSLFFPVVELISSLFLGFILLYGGFITIKAGAVIAFIQYISMLIRPLRQIADRFNNIQRGIVGAERVLGVMDEDFTLPNQGEIVKNHFDGKIEFQNVHFAYDEKQEVLKGISFKVNPGETVAIVGATGAGKSTIISLITRLYDINSGKILLDDVDLKDYELYNLRSHIGVVLQDVFLFHGSIFENLSFGDDTITLEKIRKIAKEIEVDDFIESLPGGYDYVVRERGSSISLGQRQLLSFLRAYLSDPKILILDEATSSIDHESEKLIQRATEKITKNRTSIIIAHRLSTIEKADKIIVMEHGKIVEEGKHMELLNKNGYYSTLYKAQLKHEVEESE; encoded by the coding sequence ATGAAGAAACAAACGACTTGGGATATTATTAGGAGGCTTTTTGTGATTGGGATGAAATTCCGGTCTTGGTTTATTGTTACGCTTCTAATTTCCATTGTACTCTCAGTAATTTCCACGTATCGACCGTATCTCACGATGCAGATTGTGGACGTTGACATCATTCAGCTCAAAGACAAAGAGTTGATGATGAAACACATCTATATTTTGGTGGCTTTGGTTTTTGGGGAAACGGTTTTGAACTTTTTCTTGGTTTATTTTTCAAACTTTATTTCTCAAAATGTAATTCGTGATATTCGGGAACGGCTTTATCATAAACTCATCTATTTCCGAACTTCATTTTTTGACAAAACGGCAATTGGTCAACTCGTCACCAGAGCAGTGGGAGATGTAGAAACCATTGCGACGGTTTATACCGATGGATTTTTGATGGTTTTCGGGGATATTCTTCGAATCATTTTCGTTTTGGTCGCTATGTTTCAAGTTGATGTTCATTTGAGTTACATTTCATTGGCGATTCTTCCGTTAATGGTGATTATTACAAGATTTTTTCAGAAAAGATTAAAGAAAGCTTTTGGTGATGAAAGAACTTGGACGGCAAATCAGAATTCTTTCGTTCAGGAGCGACTTTCGGGAATGACTTTAATTCAGGTATTTAACCGTCAACAGGCGGAGTTCAAAAAGTTTGATGAAATCAACATTACCTTAAAATCGGCTTTATTAAGAACGGTTTTCATTTTCTCATTGTTTTTTCCTGTTGTTGAATTAATTTCTTCACTTTTCCTTGGATTTATCTTGCTTTACGGCGGATTTATTACCATCAAAGCAGGAGCGGTGATTGCCTTCATTCAATATATTTCGATGTTGATCCGTCCTTTAAGACAAATCGCGGACCGATTCAACAATATTCAACGAGGAATTGTTGGTGCAGAGAGAGTTTTGGGTGTGATGGATGAAGATTTCACATTACCGAATCAAGGAGAAATCGTTAAAAACCACTTCGACGGAAAAATTGAATTTCAGAATGTTCATTTTGCCTACGATGAAAAACAGGAAGTTTTAAAAGGAATAAGTTTTAAGGTAAATCCGGGCGAAACCGTGGCAATTGTTGGTGCAACAGGAGCAGGAAAATCAACGATTATCAGTTTGATTACACGACTTTACGACATCAATTCAGGGAAAATTTTGTTGGATGATGTGGATTTAAAAGATTATGAACTCTATAATTTAAGAAGTCACATTGGAGTTGTTTTGCAGGATGTTTTCTTATTCCACGGAAGTATTTTTGAAAACCTTTCTTTTGGCGATGACACGATAACTTTAGAAAAAATCAGGAAAATTGCGAAAGAAATAGAAGTGGATGATTTCATTGAATCACTTCCTGGAGGTTACGATTATGTTGTTCGTGAAAGAGGTTCCTCCATTTCTCTGGGACAAAGACAGCTTTTGTCATTTTTAAGAGCTTATCTTTCTGACCCGAAAATTCTGATTCTCGACGAAGCGACTTCTTCCATCGACCACGAAAGTGAGAAACTGATTCAAAGAGCGACAGAAAAAATCACCAAAAACCGAACTTCCATCATCATTGCACACCGACTTTCCACCATCGAAAAAGCCGATAAAATCATCGTCATGGAACACGGCAAAATCGTGGAAGAAGGTAAACACATGGAACTCCTCAACAAAAATGGCTATTACTCAACTTTGTACAAAGCGCAACTAAAGCATGAAGTAGAGGAGAGTGAGTAA
- the truA gene encoding tRNA pseudouridine(38-40) synthase TruA — MRYFIEFSYHGKNYFGYQIQPREISVQQELEKALSTILREEIKTTGAGRTDTGVHAKKMFAHFDTEQILDENLPHKLNSFLPPDISVKTIFKVKDDFHARFDATFRTYEYYISLDKNPFTQDSSWQIWKRNLDIDKMNEACKILFEFEDFTSFAKLHTDNKTNNCKIYKAFWEQNGTELKFTISADRFLRNMVRSIVGTMVEIGNGKLQPEDLRKIIAKKNRSSAGTSAPPQGLFLVDVGYDFV; from the coding sequence ATGAGATATTTCATCGAATTTTCATACCACGGTAAAAATTATTTCGGCTATCAAATTCAGCCAAGAGAAATTTCGGTTCAGCAAGAACTTGAAAAAGCTTTGTCTACAATCCTTCGCGAAGAAATCAAAACGACAGGAGCGGGGAGAACCGACACCGGAGTTCACGCCAAAAAAATGTTTGCGCATTTTGATACCGAACAGATTTTAGATGAAAATCTTCCACACAAACTCAACAGTTTTCTTCCACCCGATATTTCGGTGAAGACAATTTTTAAAGTCAAAGATGATTTCCATGCAAGATTTGATGCAACTTTCCGAACTTATGAATATTATATTTCTTTAGATAAAAATCCTTTTACTCAAGATTCTTCTTGGCAAATTTGGAAGCGGAATTTAGATATAGATAAAATGAATGAAGCCTGCAAAATACTTTTTGAATTTGAGGATTTCACAAGTTTTGCCAAACTTCACACCGACAATAAAACCAATAACTGCAAGATCTACAAGGCATTTTGGGAACAAAACGGAACCGAATTGAAGTTCACCATTTCAGCCGACAGATTTTTGAGAAATATGGTTCGATCGATTGTTGGAACCATGGTTGAAATTGGCAACGGCAAACTTCAACCCGAAGATTTACGAAAAATCATAGCAAAAAAAAACCGCAGTTCCGCAGGAACTTCCGCACCACCTCAAGGTTTGTTTTTGGTCGACGTGGGTTATGATTTTGTTTGA
- a CDS encoding metallophosphoesterase family protein, with protein sequence MKKILLLSDTHSYMDERILEYAKNADEIWHCGDFGSLEVIEALEKIKPVRGVYGNIDNEKIRKIFPEVLRFKCEEAEVLMIHIGGYPGKYSPLAKKEIAENPPKVFISGHSHILKAMFDQKNQLLHLNPGAAGNQGWHKVRTMMRFEINGEKIENLEVIELGKR encoded by the coding sequence ATGAAAAAGATTTTACTCCTTTCCGACACGCATTCTTATATGGACGAAAGAATTCTTGAATATGCCAAAAATGCCGACGAAATTTGGCATTGCGGCGATTTCGGGAGTTTGGAAGTGATTGAAGCATTAGAAAAAATTAAACCTGTTCGCGGTGTTTACGGAAATATCGACAACGAAAAAATCCGAAAAATTTTTCCCGAAGTTTTAAGATTTAAATGCGAGGAAGCGGAAGTTTTGATGATTCATATTGGTGGTTATCCGGGAAAATATTCGCCTTTAGCCAAAAAAGAAATTGCAGAAAATCCGCCGAAAGTATTTATTTCAGGACATTCGCATATTTTAAAAGCGATGTTTGACCAAAAAAATCAATTACTTCATTTGAATCCAGGTGCAGCGGGAAATCAAGGATGGCATAAAGTGAGAACGATGATGCGGTTTGAAATTAATGGGGAAAAGATCGAAAATTTGGAAGTGATTGAGTTGGGGAAACGCTAA
- a CDS encoding Ppx/GppA phosphatase family protein, translating to MKIAAIDIGSNAARLLINEVIEPKKGKPEFTKLNLLRIPLRLGMDVFTNGEIGPEREKMVVDSMKVFSDLMKIYGVEHYRACATSAMRDAKNGVKIRELVKKTSGIDIEIISGDEEASLVYENHVAEGLDKDFSYLYIDVGGGSTELTFYENGKMKYKNSFNIGTIRLLNNLVTEDHWKDMKEEIRKNINSKKAVVAIGSGGNINKVFSMSKTKDGKPLFLSGLKNTYKELSLLSVTERMAKHNLREDRADVLVPALEIFTKVMTWSDINKIFVPKISVADGLIHQIYDGLKKK from the coding sequence ATGAAAATCGCCGCGATCGATATCGGAAGTAATGCTGCACGACTTCTCATCAATGAAGTCATAGAACCTAAAAAAGGCAAACCCGAATTTACCAAACTCAACTTGTTGCGGATTCCGTTGCGATTGGGAATGGATGTTTTTACGAATGGCGAAATTGGTCCTGAACGGGAGAAAATGGTGGTCGATTCCATGAAAGTGTTTTCGGATTTAATGAAAATTTATGGGGTTGAACATTATCGAGCGTGTGCAACTTCGGCGATGCGTGATGCGAAAAACGGCGTGAAGATTCGTGAATTGGTAAAAAAGACTTCCGGAATTGATATCGAAATTATTTCCGGCGACGAGGAAGCTTCATTGGTTTATGAAAACCACGTTGCAGAGGGACTTGACAAAGATTTTTCTTATTTGTACATTGATGTTGGAGGTGGTTCAACCGAACTCACTTTCTATGAAAACGGAAAGATGAAATACAAAAATTCCTTTAATATCGGAACCATCCGGTTGCTGAACAATCTCGTTACAGAAGATCATTGGAAAGATATGAAAGAGGAAATACGCAAAAATATCAACAGTAAAAAAGCGGTTGTAGCAATTGGATCGGGCGGAAATATCAACAAAGTTTTCTCCATGAGCAAAACCAAGGACGGAAAACCTCTCTTTTTATCGGGCTTAAAAAACACCTACAAAGAATTAAGTTTGCTATCTGTAACGGAACGAATGGCGAAACACAATCTGCGAGAAGACCGCGCGGATGTTTTGGTTCCTGCCTTAGAAATTTTCACCAAAGTGATGACTTGGAGCGACATCAACAAAATCTTTGTTCCGAAAATCTCCGTTGCGGATGGTTTGATTCATCAGATTTATGATGGCTTAAAGAAGAAATGA
- the cdd gene encoding cytidine deaminase produces the protein MEKEFKITFEAIRNYDALDETEKKLFDAAKKVRENAYAAYSNFHVGCAILLQNGEIVTGSNQENAAYPSGLCAERTTIFWTSANYPGVKMKKLFVIGAPKDAISSSPIPPCGACRQSILEYEAKQKEEIEIYFASLDGEIFKTKSIRDLLPFSFDSSYL, from the coding sequence ATGGAAAAAGAATTTAAAATCACTTTCGAAGCCATCAGGAATTACGACGCGCTTGATGAAACTGAAAAAAAATTATTTGATGCCGCCAAAAAAGTTCGTGAAAATGCTTATGCTGCCTATTCCAACTTTCATGTTGGTTGTGCGATTCTTCTTCAAAATGGTGAAATTGTCACAGGAAGCAACCAGGAAAACGCGGCTTATCCTTCAGGTTTATGTGCGGAAAGGACTACAATTTTTTGGACATCCGCCAATTATCCTGGAGTGAAGATGAAAAAATTATTTGTAATTGGAGCACCGAAAGATGCCATTTCATCATCACCAATTCCTCCGTGTGGAGCTTGCAGACAGTCGATTTTAGAATACGAAGCGAAACAGAAAGAAGAAATCGAAATTTATTTTGCATCTCTTGATGGCGAAATTTTCAAAACAAAATCCATTAGAGATTTGCTTCCATTTTCATTTGATTCTTCTTATCTTTAG
- the namA gene encoding NADPH dehydrogenase NamA, translating into MLYSKIKFRNLELKNRWVMSPMCMYSAENGVPNDFHFVHYGSRAQGGTGLIIVEATGVVPEGRITNKCTGIWNDEQVEAFRKIVKFVHENSESKIGIQLAHAGRKASTWNGKQISLEEGWKTVAPSPIAYHESERIPHVLSTEEIKSLVQSFRDAAKRSINAGFDLVEIHAAHGYLVHQFLSPLSNIRTDEYGGSFENRIRFLLEIVDAVNEVLDENHPLFVRISATDYAENGWDLEQSVELAKILKTKNVDLIDVSSGGNIHGAKITLFDGYQVSFAAEIKKKSGIKTGAVGLIKTAEQAEEILQKEEADLIFVAREILRNPYLAVQNSFNEKGECFFPHQYERARI; encoded by the coding sequence ATGTTATACTCAAAAATAAAATTTAGAAATTTAGAACTGAAAAACCGTTGGGTAATGTCCCCGATGTGTATGTATTCAGCAGAAAATGGCGTTCCGAATGATTTTCATTTCGTTCATTACGGAAGTCGTGCTCAAGGTGGAACTGGATTAATCATCGTGGAAGCAACCGGCGTTGTTCCCGAAGGAAGAATCACCAACAAATGCACCGGAATTTGGAATGACGAACAAGTTGAAGCATTTCGAAAAATTGTAAAATTTGTTCATGAAAACTCGGAAAGCAAAATCGGAATTCAGTTAGCACATGCAGGAAGAAAAGCTTCAACCTGGAACGGAAAACAGATTTCTTTGGAGGAAGGTTGGAAAACCGTGGCTCCATCACCGATTGCTTATCATGAAAGCGAAAGAATTCCACATGTACTTTCAACTGAAGAAATCAAAAGTTTGGTTCAGAGTTTTAGAGATGCTGCAAAACGTTCCATTAATGCTGGTTTTGATTTGGTGGAAATTCACGCTGCCCATGGTTATTTAGTTCATCAGTTTTTGTCGCCATTATCGAATATCAGAACCGATGAATATGGCGGAAGTTTTGAAAATAGAATTCGTTTCTTATTGGAAATTGTTGATGCTGTGAATGAAGTTTTAGATGAAAACCACCCACTTTTTGTAAGAATTTCTGCGACAGATTATGCGGAAAACGGTTGGGATTTAGAACAAAGTGTGGAACTCGCAAAAATTCTGAAAACTAAAAACGTCGATTTAATCGATGTTTCAAGCGGTGGAAATATTCACGGCGCAAAAATCACCTTATTTGATGGTTATCAAGTTTCCTTCGCGGCAGAAATCAAGAAAAAATCAGGAATAAAAACCGGCGCAGTTGGATTGATAAAAACCGCTGAACAAGCCGAAGAAATTCTGCAGAAAGAGGAAGCCGATTTAATTTTCGTGGCACGAGAAATTTTGAGAAATCCATATTTAGCGGTACAGAATTCTTTTAATGAAAAAGGAGAATGTTTTTTTCCGCATCAATATGAAAGAGCGAGAATTTAA